CACGAGATGGGCGCCTCGCACGCCCAGGTCCTCACCGGTGAGCACCCGTTCGCCCAGGCCTATGTGCACGCCGGCATGGTCGCCCTGGGCGGCGAGAAGATGTCCAAGTCCAAGGGCAATCTCGTCTTCGTCTCCGCGCTGCGCCGTGGCGGCGTGGACCCGGCCGCCATCCGGCTGGCGCTGCTGGCGCACCACTACCGTGCCGACTGGGAGTGGACCGACGAGGTCCTCCAGGAGGCCGTGGACCGCCTCGGCCGGTGGCGTGCGGCGGTCTCCCGGCCCGACGGGCCCGCCGCCGACGCGCTCGTCGAGGAGATCCGCGCCGCCCTGGCCGACGACCTGGACGCGCCGGCGGCGCTCGCCGCCGTGGACCGCTGGGCCGAGGCCCAGCGCGCCGAGGGCGGTACGGACGAGGGCGCGCCCGGCCTGGTGTCGCGCGCCGTGGACGCCCTGCTGGGTGTCGCCCTGTAATTCCGGACACGAGCCGGGGAACCGCCCCCGGGTGTACCGGCCGCCTCCCGGACCCTCGCGGGTCCTGGAGGCGGCCGTTTGTTTCGTCCATGGCGCCGACTCTGCTGGGCCATTCGGTCATGCGGTGAGTCGGTGGCTGAGTCGACTGGTGCGTGACAGGGCGGGTGGGCGTCTTCGGCGCTCCAGTGGGCGTCGAGACGGATGACCAGCCGGTTCCAAGTGCTGTCCCGCCGAGACCGCTCGGCCGCCTCCATCCTCAACTCCTCGCGGAAGGCCCGCCGCTCGTCGGTCGGACCACCCCCTTGCGCATACCGCACGCACTCGGCATACCGCAGCGATCATGAACCGTCAGCCCCACCTACATCAGGCTTCGAAGGTCAGTAGGTGGCACCCTGCTGTTCCAGCCATTTCAGAATCGCTTGGTTTGTTTCTTCCGGCTTCTCTTGCTGGATCCAGTGACCGCAATCCAGATTGACCACTTCCACATTGGGCACGAGCTCTGCCAGTTTTTCAGACCTGGCGACCCCATCCCTGTCGCCGTAGATCATGAGTGCGGGCTGTTGGATGACCGGTTCCACGTCCGCCAGCAGGTGCCAGTTGCGGTCAACGTTTCTGTACCAATTTATACTGCCCGTGAACCCCGATGACTCGAAGGCGGAGACGAAAACGGCCAGTTCGCTGTCGCTCATTACGGGTTCGCCGAGTGGCGTTTCGGCCCTGGCGAGATCGATCAACGCCATACCTGGCTGAGGCTCTCTGGGAGGCTCGTTCTTCCGGTACAAGTTGCGAAGGAACTGGAATGTATTTTCTTCGAGTACGGCGTCTGCGACGCCTGGCTGTCGATTGAAGTGGACGAAATAGAAGTCGCTGCCAAGCATGTCTTCCATGAACTCGACCGGGGGTTTTTCTCCGCGCTCGAAGTAGGGCAGACTCAGGTTGATCACCCTGTTTACACGGTTGGGATGCAATAGGGTCAGCCCCCAGACGACATTTGCACCCCAATCATGGCCGACAAAGGTGGCGTCTTCGTATTCGTAGTGATCGAGAAGTGCGATGAGATCACCCGACAGGTGTTCAATGCCGTAGTCGGCTACTTCGGTCGGGCGGGATGAGTTGCCATAGCCCCGTTGGTTTGGGGCGATGACGTGGTAGCCCGCTGCGGCAAGGGCGGGCATCTGGTGGCGCCAAGAAAAGGCATGCTCTGGCCAGCCGTGGCAGAGCACGATGGGCTTTCCTCCATTCTGTCGGCCCGCTTCGAAGACTTCGAGTTCCACGCCGTTGACTGAAATGAGAGCGGGCTTGGGGAAATCGGTTGGATTGAACATGGAATTTCCTCTTTGTCTTTTCAGGATGATCAGGCGACGAAGGTGCCCGGAGACAGCGTCGGCGCACCCCTGACGGGCCGAGGGTCGATACGGTCGTGGGGCTCGTCGGTGAGGTCGTGTCGCCATCTTGCCGACCGAAACCGGTCACCCCATGACCGGTTTTATGTGAAAGTGTTGTCGGCGTGCGAACCGACCGGCTGGTGGCCGTCCTCCTCTTGCTGCAACGGCGCGAGCAGGTGACAGCAGCAGAGGTCGCCCGAGAGCTTGAGGTCTCCGAGCGCACCGCCCGCCGCGACCTCGACGCCCTGGCCATGGCAGGGGTACCCGTGTACTCCATGCAGGGCCGAGGCGGCGGCTGGCGCCTCGTGGGCGGCGCCCGCACCGACCTGTCCGGGTTGACCGCGAGTGAGGCCCGCGCCCTGTTCCTGGTCGCCGGCCCGGCCTCGGCTGCGACGCCGGCCGTGAAAGCGGCTCTGCGCAAGCTCGTCCATGCCTTGCCGGAGCCCTTCCGGGTGCAGGCCGAGGCAGCGGCGTCGTCGTTGGTCATGGACCCGCAACGATGGGGGTCGAGTCCGGTCGAGCGACGACCACCCTTCTTCCTCGACGAACTCCAGGACGCGGTGATCCGCGGCGTCCAGGTGCGGCTCGGCTACGTCGACCGCAAAG
The genomic region above belongs to Streptomyces marianii and contains:
- a CDS encoding alpha/beta fold hydrolase; this translates as MFNPTDFPKPALISVNGVELEVFEAGRQNGGKPIVLCHGWPEHAFSWRHQMPALAAAGYHVIAPNQRGYGNSSRPTEVADYGIEHLSGDLIALLDHYEYEDATFVGHDWGANVVWGLTLLHPNRVNRVINLSLPYFERGEKPPVEFMEDMLGSDFYFVHFNRQPGVADAVLEENTFQFLRNLYRKNEPPREPQPGMALIDLARAETPLGEPVMSDSELAVFVSAFESSGFTGSINWYRNVDRNWHLLADVEPVIQQPALMIYGDRDGVARSEKLAELVPNVEVVNLDCGHWIQQEKPEETNQAILKWLEQQGATY
- a CDS encoding helix-turn-helix transcriptional regulator, producing the protein MRTDRLVAVLLLLQRREQVTAAEVARELEVSERTARRDLDALAMAGVPVYSMQGRGGGWRLVGGARTDLSGLTASEARALFLVAGPASAATPAVKAALRKLVHALPEPFRVQAEAAASSLVMDPQRWGSSPVERRPPFFLDELQDAVIRGVQVRLGYVDRKGAETVRTVHPLGIVAKGPSWYLVSHTEAGRRVFRIDRVSSADPTGDPVHRPEDFDLAQSWREIADEVDRKRTPLEIQAVCAPHGIGLLRMVLGGRLEVGGSTTDGRIEVVIRGHNEYALAGELAGLVEWLEVTGPPGVRDHLASIGNALVERYG